From Nitrososphaerales archaeon, the proteins below share one genomic window:
- a CDS encoding site-2 protease family protein, whose product MLIFHEDDLLAMKRSLALGRIMGIEIKFHYSWFFVFALVVISLALGYMPHQYPNLSHDTYWAIGLVSAAVLFSSVMFHELSHSYEAIKKCIRIPSIVLFFFGGVAQMAEEPRKPDDEIKVAIAGPLFRFAVGGMLLSLWYFAEFLSLGIEISAILRYGGTINLILGSFNMIPAFPLDGGRVLRGTLWRRSGDLMKATASAVRVSMVFAYALIIGSFPVILLARDASGFWLFLVGMFLKSAAESSMQQMLLKHRLEGVSAGEIALPAATIAP is encoded by the coding sequence GTGTTAATCTTTCATGAAGATGACCTGCTTGCAATGAAGAGATCGCTAGCACTTGGTCGAATAATGGGTATAGAGATAAAGTTTCACTACAGCTGGTTCTTCGTGTTCGCCCTTGTGGTCATCTCCTTGGCTCTTGGATACATGCCACATCAATATCCGAATCTAAGCCATGATACGTACTGGGCAATTGGTCTGGTTTCTGCGGCTGTCCTGTTCAGTTCTGTAATGTTCCATGAGTTATCTCATTCTTACGAGGCAATCAAGAAGTGTATACGCATACCAAGCATAGTGTTATTCTTTTTTGGGGGAGTAGCACAGATGGCTGAAGAGCCACGCAAACCAGACGATGAAATCAAAGTTGCAATAGCTGGTCCGTTGTTCCGCTTTGCAGTTGGCGGTATGCTATTGTCTCTATGGTATTTTGCTGAATTCTTAAGTTTAGGTATAGAAATTTCTGCTATACTGCGATATGGCGGCACCATAAACCTGATTCTTGGCAGCTTCAACATGATTCCAGCCTTCCCATTAGATGGAGGTAGGGTACTTAGGGGTACATTGTGGAGAAGGAGCGGAGACTTGATGAAGGCAACGGCTTCTGCTGTAAGAGTTAGTATGGTTTTTGCCTACGCTCTTATCATCGGCAGCTTCCCTGTCATCTTGCTTGCACGTGACGCTTCTGGGTTCTGGCTTTTCTTGGTTGGCATGTTTCTGAAATCTGCTGCAGAAAGTAGCATGCAACAGATGCTACTTAAACACAGGCTTGAGGGAGTAAGTGCAGGGGAGATCGCTCTGCCCGCGGCAACGATTGCCCCTTAA
- a CDS encoding DUF302 domain-containing protein: protein MTKNDSFDYTVETSKDVDVVVNDLRDTLKEKGFGVMSVLDFKAILKEKGFELKNEYRLLEVCNPNAAKSALETDLKVGLLLPCTIAVYKEYGRTKVSLLKPTKLLEILPHEKLKSLGEEMEPKLKEAIQTASTKHGN from the coding sequence TTGACGAAAAATGATTCATTTGATTACACGGTGGAGACAAGTAAGGACGTAGATGTTGTTGTAAATGATCTTAGAGATACCTTAAAGGAAAAAGGCTTTGGTGTAATGAGCGTGCTGGATTTCAAAGCAATACTAAAGGAGAAAGGGTTTGAACTCAAGAATGAATATAGGTTGCTGGAAGTTTGCAATCCAAATGCAGCCAAATCGGCTCTTGAAACGGATCTAAAGGTTGGTCTGCTGCTGCCATGCACTATTGCAGTGTACAAGGAATATGGTAGAACCAAGGTTAGTTTGCTGAAACCAACTAAACTACTTGAAATTCTCCCGCATGAAAAGCTGAAATCGTTAGGAGAGGAAATGGAGCCGAAATTAAAGGAAGCCATCCAAACAGCCTCTACAAAACACGGAAATTGA
- a CDS encoding archaemetzincin family Zn-dependent metalloprotease, translating to MSSRTIQILLLPVGGVPSDVPEFLAKMLPDRFNNSRFTTAHAIDIPINAFDHARNQYISPIILDWVEKTYDRHYHKVLAICDVDAYSGNLNFVFGEARLDGRIASIYISRLRQEFYGIKAEKTLFMERTLKEATHELGHLFGLSHCSNRACVMYFSNSLGDTDRKSSEFCSRCKFEIQRC from the coding sequence ATGAGCTCTAGGACGATACAAATTCTTCTCCTACCAGTTGGCGGCGTGCCTTCTGATGTACCGGAATTTCTTGCAAAGATGTTGCCAGATCGGTTTAACAATTCTAGGTTTACTACCGCACATGCCATTGACATACCTATAAATGCATTTGACCATGCTAGAAATCAATACATCTCACCCATTATACTGGATTGGGTTGAGAAAACCTATGATAGACATTATCACAAAGTATTAGCTATATGCGACGTTGATGCCTATTCGGGGAACTTGAACTTTGTTTTCGGCGAGGCACGACTTGACGGTAGGATAGCATCGATCTACATTTCAAGGTTAAGACAAGAATTCTACGGAATAAAGGCAGAAAAGACGCTGTTCATGGAGAGAACGCTCAAGGAAGCGACGCATGAATTAGGACATCTATTCGGCTTGTCCCATTGCTCAAACCGCGCATGTGTGATGTACTTTAGCAATTCTCTAGGCGATACGGATAGAAAGAGCAGCGAATTCTGTTCCAGATGCAAATTCGAGATTCAACGCTGTTAA